Proteins encoded within one genomic window of Tamandua tetradactyla isolate mTamTet1 chromosome 11, mTamTet1.pri, whole genome shotgun sequence:
- the LOC143649650 gene encoding olfactory receptor 7A10-like has translation MYLVTLTGNLLIILAIISDAHLHTPMYFFLANLSFADICFTSTTVPNMLMNIQTETKTISYGNCLTQMYFFMVFVGLDNFLLTVMAYDRYVAICHPLHYTVIMDPRLCGLLLLTSWILCVLAALLHGLMFLRLSFCTELEIPHFFCDLDHVVQLACSDTFLNDLVRYIATGIMGFIPLTEILFSHCKIVSSILRISSVGGRYKAFSTCGSHLSVVSLFYGTGLGVYLSSAATQNARASAIASVMYTVVTPMLNPFIYSLRNKDIKYALRIISSR, from the coding sequence ATGTACCTGGTCACCCTCACTGGGAACCTGCTCATCATCCTGGCCATCATCTCTGATGCCCACCTGCACacgcccatgtacttcttcctcgcTAACCTGTCTTTTGCAGACATTTGTTTCACCTCCACCACTGTTCCAAACATGCTGatgaacatccagacagagaccAAAACTATAAGTTATGGAAACTGTCTTACTCAGATgtattttttcatggtttttgtaGGATTAGACAACTTCCTCTTAACTGTAATGGCCTATGACCGTTacgtggccatctgtcacccactgCATTACACGGTCATCATGGACCCCAGGCTCTGTGGTCTGCTGCTGCTGACATCATGGATATTGTGTGTTTTGGCTGCTCTTTTACATGGCTTAATGTTTTTGCGATTGTCTTTTTGTACAGAGTTGGAAATACCCCACTTTTTCTGTGACCTTGATCATGTAGTCCAACTTGCGTGTTCTGACACCTTCCTCAATGACCTCGTGAGGTATATTGCAACTGGAATTATGGGTTTTATTCCACTCACAGAGATCCTTTTCTCGCATTGTAAGATTGTTTCCTCCATTTTGAGAATTTCCTCAGTTGGGGGCAGGTATAAAGCATTTTCTACTTGTGGGTCTCATCTTTCAGTTGTGTCCTTGTTTTATGGTACAGGTCTTGGAGTGTATCTCAGTTCTGCTGCCACCCAAAATGCAAGGGCAAGTGCAATAGCTTCAGTGATGTACACAGTGGTCACCCCCATGCTGAACCCGTTTATCTATAGTCTTAGAAACAAGGACATAAAGTATGCCTTAA